Within Sporosarcina sp. PTS2304, the genomic segment AAAGAAACATAACTAAAATGAAATGTCAAGACTCCAAAGGTATGTAAAGTATAAGTGCGATTTTGGACTAATTACGCAGTTTTGCGAAGGTTCATTATGTATATACTACATATAAGCAATCCAATAACAATTCACGATGTGCACATATGAATGGAAAAATCTATAACAAATAAAAAGGAGAGAATACTATGCAAACACAAGATATATGGTGGGAAAATGTATTTGAAGGTCACTTGGCTCATGGATTTAATAAAGAGCGTATGAGTGAATTAGAGCAAGAACAGTTCTTGTATTTTGAAAATGAGCAAGTGGAAGAACAAATGAATCATATGCAATAAGGTAAGGAGGAGTTTCATCTGACACGCGCAACGTACTTGTATAAAAATCAGTAATTTTTCTACAAGATTAGAAAAATTACTGATTTTTAAATTTCCTATTTACAACTGTTGAAGATGATGCTATTATAGTATTTGTGCTTAAGACAGCTAGCTTGCTTACTTAATTTGCACAAACTAAATACATGTCCGTCCCGTTAGCTCAGTTGGGAGAGCGCTTGCTCGACAAGCAAGAGGTCACTGGTTCGAACCCAGTACGGGGCATAGGTGCCAAACCTAAGTTATTTTACCGTCGGAACACGGTTCATAACAATAAGCAGTCCTATTAGACCGAATGTCTAGGGGCTGTTTTTTTATGGTGAAAATTAAATATCGGTTTACAGAATTGTCTATTTGATTTATACAGGTTTGTCCGTAACGTGTAGAAAAATCTGTTTTTACTGGCTAAGACATATGATTAAATTTCTTACTTGTGAGACAGTGTGTCGTTCCCTAGCGCTTGCTAAGGAATCGTTTGTTTCTACAATTTATAAGATAGGGTTTAGCGCACACTAAAGCGCTGTAGTGTATAATTGAATTATCAGATAAGCGGGAGGAAGTTAGATGAAAAAAAAGCAAAAGACTTATCGGGCAACAGAATATACAGTGACAGAAACAATCGAACTCTTGCCGTTTTTATTACAAGCTATGACGAAGAACAGCCGGAATTCGGTTAAAGCGATTCTGACTCGTGGTCAAGTGGCGGTAGATGGTCAACCGGTGACCCAACATAACCATTCACTACAGCCAGGTCAGAAGGTCAGCATACAAAGTAACCAAGCGTCGCTCAATCATTCAAAATTAGTAGGTGTGACGATTATACATGAAGATGATGATCTTATTATTATCAATAAAGAGGCGGGCCTCCTATCGGTTGCTTCAAAAACAGAAAATGAATTAACTGCCTACCGTCAAGTGACAAATTACGTTCAAAGTAGCCGTCCCGACCAACGCGTATTTGTTGTGCATAGGCTAGACAAAGACACGTCAGGTGTAATGATGTTTGCTAAAAATGAAAAAACACAACAAACGCTGCAAAACAATTGGAATGAATTCGTTAAAGAACGTATGTATACAGCTTTGGTAGAAGGGAAAGTAGTGAGCGAGTCGGGAACGATTAAATCTTGGCTTACTGAAAACAGTGCGTTCAAAGTATATTCGTCACCTGTTGATAATGGTGGTCAATATGCAGTCACACATTATAAAAGAATCCAGTCAAATAAAGACTTTTCACTTTTGGAAGTTCTTTTGGAAACGGGAAGAAAAAACCAAATTCGTGCTCATATGGAGGAATTGGGATATCCAGTAGTTGGAGATAAAAAATACGGAGCAACTAGTAATCCGTTACGCCGGTTAGGACTTCATGCAACTGCTTTATCCTTCATTCATCCACGAACTGGAAAAATAGTTCGATATGTGGCAGAAATACCTCAAATATTTATATCTCGTTCAAAAAAATAATAAACTGTTAAGCCATCCCTATTGATGAATCATATTATGTATAATTGATTCATTTAAATGCGATGTAGGCGATAGAAATAAGTGGGTAACTTTGGGTGGCTAGAATACAGTGGCTATTCGATTGGATAGAGTGACGCTGACTTTGAGTGTCTTGCGGCTTGCGCTTTCAGACGATACGCTTTCCGCCGCGTGCCCTCAGGAAAGCGTTCGGTTTCTCTCGGGAGAATCCTTAAGTGTACACTAACTCTACCAATACTCGTCAAAAGCACATCATTTCCAAAAGCCAATTTCTTAGTTAAGCTTGGAAGCATTCCTCTAGAAACTATAACTCTAGGGAATGCTTTTTTCATTCTTACTTCCATTTGAATGAAGTAATTGACAAATTTATCTGATTTACATATACTGAATATAACAATCAAACGAACGATTGAATGATTCGCTACTTTGAATCTTGTTGAAAGGATTGGTTCTATGGCTACTGAGAAAAACGTCTATCGCTTACAAGGGCTATCTTGCACAAGTTGTGCAGCGAAATTCGAAAAGAATGTCCGGCAAATTGACACAGTGGAAGATGTGCAGTTAAACTTTGGTGCTTCTAAATTAACAGTTGCCGGGAATGCATCTATTGTACAACTAGAGCAAGCAGGTGCATTTGACGGAATTAAAGTATTTCCAGAAAAACAAAAAATTAGTACACAGCATACACCATTTTGGAAAAAACGCGAAAACCAAACGACTATTGCTTCACTTATTCTTTTGCTAGCTGGTTATGGCGTGTCTACAACTAATGGAGATCATAACTGGTTATCGATCGCTTTATTTTTGGCAGCTATTTTAATCGGTGGATATAGCTTAATGAAAGAAGGACTAAGTAACCTCGTCAAATTAGAGTTTGATATGTCTACGTTGATGACAATTGCTGTGATCGGGGCAGCGTTGATTGGCGATTGGGCAGAGGGAGCTGTTGTAGTATTTTTGTTTTCAGTCAGTGAAGCATTAGAAAGCTACTCGATTGATAAAGCTAGAAATTCAATCAGCTCGTTAATTGAAATCGCACCGTCTACAGCTATCGTATTGCGCAATGGTCGGGAATTTGAAGTGGAAGTAGAAGATTTACAAATTAATGATGTGATATTAATTAAACCAGGGCAGAAGATCGCGATGGATGGGGAAGTAATCCAAGGAGATTCATCCGTCAATCAAGCAGCCATTACAGGAGAATCTGTGCCTGTTCATAAAGTCATCGGAAACGAAGTGTTTGCTGGAACGCTCAATGAAGAAGGTTCAATGCAAGTGCGTGTGACAAAGCTTGCGGAAGATACTACTATAGCGAAAATTATTCATTTGGTGGAAGAAGCACAAGCAGAAAAAGCGCCTACACAACAATTTGTTGATCGCTTTGCAAAATACTATACACCTGCAATTCTTGTTATTTCTTTATTGATTATGGTACTCCCGCCGTTACTTGCTGGCGGAGCGTGGGGGGATTGGTTTTATAAAGGGTTAGTCGTACTCGTTGTCGGTTGCCCGTGCGCATTAGTTATTTCGACTCCGATTGCGATTGTCACAGCGATTGGTAACGCCGCACGAAATGGGGTTCTTATTAAAGGTGGAATTCATTTAGAGGAAACAGGGCAAATCAAAGTCATTGCTTTCGATAAAACAGGCACGCTGACGGAAGGACGTCCAGAGGTAACGGATATTGTATCGGTGTCATCTTTGACGGAAGACGAATTATTGACTCAAGCAGCATCTATTGAAAAATTCTCTCAGCATCCGCTCGCTTCAGCTATTATGAGAGCATCTGAAAAAAGCTCGAATCGCCTGGCGGAAGTAAAAAACTTTCAATCGATTACAGGTAAAGGTGCAAAAGCTGAAATAGATGGTCAGCTAGTATATGTCGGTAGCCCAAACTTATTCAAGGAAACAAGCGTAATAGACAATTCATATGAACAACAAATTATTGAATTGCAACGACAAGGAAAGACCGTCATGCTGATTTGGTCTGAATCAGGTCTACACGGGTTAATCGCTGTAGCCGATCGAGTTCGTAAAAGCAGTTTATCGATTATTAAAAAGCTGCATCAACTAGGTATTGAAAAGACAGTAATGCTGACAGGAGACAACCAGTCAACTGCGACAGCTATTGGACAGCAGCTAGGCTTATCAGAAGTAAAAGCTGAGCTATTGCCTCATGAAAAAGTAAATATGATCAAGAAGTTAGAAGCGCATGGTAAAGTTGCAATGGTTGGGGATGGTGTCAATGATGCGCCTGCCTTAGCAACAGCGACTATCGGTATTGCGATGGGCGGCGCAGGAACAGATACTGCATTGGAGACTGCGGATATCGCACTTATGGCAGACGACTTGGAAAAATTGCCATATACAATAAAATTGAGTAAGCGAACGAAGCAAGTAATTCTTCAAAATATTTCAATCGCCTTAGGATTAAAAATTATTGCTCTATTGCTAATTATTCCAGGATGGTTAACATTGTGGATGGCAGTTACAGCAGATATGGGCGCGACTGTTATTGTCGTATTGAACTCTTTGCGATTAATGCGAAGCAACGTATGAAAAAACTCCAGACGAATAAAACGTCTGGAGTTTTTTATGTTTGGTGAAATGGTAGAATAGAAGTAGTATGAAAATGAGGAGTGTGAATGGTGTGGGTATGACAGGCAATGAGTTAGAAATCATCATGAACAAACAGAAAGCATATTATGTGTCAGGTGTAACACGAAGTTTAGCGTTTCGAATTATGATGTTACAAAAATTATATGATGCGATTGAGCATTATGAAAAAGAAATTACAGACGCACTCCATAAAGATTTACGTAAACCGCCACTTGAAACGTATGTAACTGAGATAGGGTTTGTTTTATCGAGTATTACTCATACATTAAAACATCTTGATGAGTGGATGGCACCTGAAAAAGTGAAAACACCGCTTCATTTACAGCCGGCAACAAGTATGATTATTAAACAGCCGTACGGTATTGCGCTTGTGATTGGACCTTTTAACTATCCGTTGCAATTATTGCTCGACCCTTTAGTAGGCGCCATTGCTGCTGGGAATTGTGCCGTATTAAAACCATCTGAAGATGCACCGCATATAGCGAGTGTTGTAGAAAAACTGATCGATCGTACATTTCCTTCAGATTATGTGACGGTTGTGCAAGGGGGCAAGGAAGTGACGACCACTTTATTGGCTGCGCCTTTTGATTATGTATTCTTCACGGGAAGTGCAGCTGTCGGGAAGGTTGTTATGAAAGCATGTGCAGAGAGATTAACACCTCTTACGCTGGAGCTAGGTGGGAAAAGCCCTGTAATTGTTGACAGTACAGCAGATATTCGAAAGACTGCAGAAAAAATTGTATGGGGGAAGTTCCTCAATACCGGACAGACTTGTATAGCGCCAGATTATGTCTTAGCTGATGTATCAATTTACGATCAACTACTTGATGAAATGAAAAAAGCCATTCAGCGATTTTATGGCAAAGACG encodes:
- a CDS encoding heavy metal translocating P-type ATPase produces the protein MATEKNVYRLQGLSCTSCAAKFEKNVRQIDTVEDVQLNFGASKLTVAGNASIVQLEQAGAFDGIKVFPEKQKISTQHTPFWKKRENQTTIASLILLLAGYGVSTTNGDHNWLSIALFLAAILIGGYSLMKEGLSNLVKLEFDMSTLMTIAVIGAALIGDWAEGAVVVFLFSVSEALESYSIDKARNSISSLIEIAPSTAIVLRNGREFEVEVEDLQINDVILIKPGQKIAMDGEVIQGDSSVNQAAITGESVPVHKVIGNEVFAGTLNEEGSMQVRVTKLAEDTTIAKIIHLVEEAQAEKAPTQQFVDRFAKYYTPAILVISLLIMVLPPLLAGGAWGDWFYKGLVVLVVGCPCALVISTPIAIVTAIGNAARNGVLIKGGIHLEETGQIKVIAFDKTGTLTEGRPEVTDIVSVSSLTEDELLTQAASIEKFSQHPLASAIMRASEKSSNRLAEVKNFQSITGKGAKAEIDGQLVYVGSPNLFKETSVIDNSYEQQIIELQRQGKTVMLIWSESGLHGLIAVADRVRKSSLSIIKKLHQLGIEKTVMLTGDNQSTATAIGQQLGLSEVKAELLPHEKVNMIKKLEAHGKVAMVGDGVNDAPALATATIGIAMGGAGTDTALETADIALMADDLEKLPYTIKLSKRTKQVILQNISIALGLKIIALLLIIPGWLTLWMAVTADMGATVIVVLNSLRLMRSNV
- a CDS encoding RluA family pseudouridine synthase; its protein translation is MKKKQKTYRATEYTVTETIELLPFLLQAMTKNSRNSVKAILTRGQVAVDGQPVTQHNHSLQPGQKVSIQSNQASLNHSKLVGVTIIHEDDDLIIINKEAGLLSVASKTENELTAYRQVTNYVQSSRPDQRVFVVHRLDKDTSGVMMFAKNEKTQQTLQNNWNEFVKERMYTALVEGKVVSESGTIKSWLTENSAFKVYSSPVDNGGQYAVTHYKRIQSNKDFSLLEVLLETGRKNQIRAHMEELGYPVVGDKKYGATSNPLRRLGLHATALSFIHPRTGKIVRYVAEIPQIFISRSKK
- a CDS encoding aldehyde dehydrogenase; the protein is MGMTGNELEIIMNKQKAYYVSGVTRSLAFRIMMLQKLYDAIEHYEKEITDALHKDLRKPPLETYVTEIGFVLSSITHTLKHLDEWMAPEKVKTPLHLQPATSMIIKQPYGIALVIGPFNYPLQLLLDPLVGAIAAGNCAVLKPSEDAPHIASVVEKLIDRTFPSDYVTVVQGGKEVTTTLLAAPFDYVFFTGSAAVGKVVMKACAERLTPLTLELGGKSPVIVDSTADIRKTAEKIVWGKFLNTGQTCIAPDYVLADVSIYDQLLDEMKKAIQRFYGKDAQKSPDYGRIINNRHYQRLANILEQDQLYIVDGGRVDAEDLYIEPTLLALPDWNQASMQEEIFGPILPILPYESLGLAIQQISALPKSLAAYFFTENEKAADHFIEALPFGGGCINDTISHAGNIHLPFGGIGPSGMNQYHGKASFETFSHSKSILKKSTAVTMSVSYPPYKGKLSFVKRFIR